The genomic DNA GGGCACAAAGAAAACTTCTGTAACACAAGCATTTATTCAAAAATTAGAAAGAGGGCAGGAGCATGTTATAAGAATATCTCAGCAGTCTATGGGCATTTGTAGCAATGAGAAATGGGATACCCTGAAAGATGCTCAAATGGCAAATCATAGCCATGAAGGTCAGTTTACAGCTGTGAGCCCTGTACGTCAGTGTTTTTCTGTCAGTCCTTTAATCCATAGTTCTTCTGTTAATCCTAAAACAGGTAAAAATGTTAGGAATGTGGCAGCATCAAATCTGATTCCGCATAGTGGATGtgataaaacagaaatggaGGTATGCAGTGGTGATGTGTTATTGAACCCGTGCTTGAatcctgctccagcactggcTCACCCAAAACGCCCTTCAGTTTCTCATCAGCATCCTACGTACAGCCACAGCAATTCGTTATGTATTACCTCAGGTCAATCTCTCTCAAAACGAGATGGTTTACGAACTCAGGATGAAACTTTGGTGTCTGATTTCCATCTCAGGGATACTGTGGGTATCAGCAGCTCCCTAGATCTTGGGACATCCCCACAACTAGCAAGATGCAAAAGCGTGAAGGCGAACAGAGGTGATAAAAGTTCAGTAGATGAAACTATTGAAGATGTTATTTTGAAGTACTGCCATGGAACTACATCtgaagaaatttatttcaaagaagagAATAATCCCTGTTTAAATTTTTCGTCACTTCTGGACCATACTCATTTAGAGGGTTCTGAAATGAGTTTTGACTGTGATGCACCTATTCAGGCAGGAACAGACTTACCCAAGGCAGCTATAAGAGATATAGAATTCCTAAAAGAGGTCCAAGTAAGTTTGCAAGATAAAGATTATGGAACACAgctctcttctgttttaaaaagtgagtCAGTAGAGAAAATAGAAGCAGTGAAACAGGATGTCGTAGTTCATGCCGAAGAACCAGttcttccagctctgcctcaTGTGCCTCCTTCTTTTGTGGGAAAGACTTGGTCTCAAATAATGTATGAAGATGATATAAAAATTGAAGAACTTGTGCGTGATTTCAGGGAAGGTCGTTTTCGCTGCTACTTTGACAGTGAATCCTCAGCCAACTGTACAGGgaagagaatgaagaaaaaaaagcagaaggctgaaaaaaagaataatgctGTTGAGGGTAATAGAACAGAAAGTGCATCAGTTAAAGCATTGCCGGAATTTAATGATGCTTTAAGTGGTGGCTCTGATTTTGATAACCCATCTTTAGCCTCGGATACGCTATGCAACCCACAAATTCTTAAAATGCCGAGGAAAAGGACATGGCGCCTGGCTTCAAGATGCCAGGTGGTTAAAGTCAGCCATGGCACCCAAACAAGTCTATTGAACTACCCTGTAGCAAAAAGAAGAATGTCTAGAAGGGAACCTGATCCAGCTGATCAGAAAGCAAGCATCGTGTGGCCGGAGAATGAAAAAACTCCAAACATGAAAACTAGACTATGTGCCCTTAAACTTCCTGAGTCCTATAGCAAGATTATGAGTCCTGTACAGCCCAAGACAGTGGTGTATGTACTTTCATGTCCAGAGATAAAACAGTGTAAAGGTAAACCTATAGATATTcccaaaatgaggaaaaatcgTAACTCCACAGATAGCAAGGACTCTGTAAGGTATAAATACAAACAGTGTTCTTTTAAGTATTATGACCCACTGACAAATCGAATTCTGAAAACGCCTCCGAAGAGTACAGGTGGAGAAAAGGCCAAAAAGCCCTCCCATGTTCGACAGCTTTTCAGAAGTCTCAGCTTTGATGCAAACATGAGGAAACTAGCTGATGCACAGAGAGAAAGCACACCGTCAAAGTCACTCAATTGGTCAGACTTCTATAGTTCatcttcagcatctttcctgCCAGATCCAGGTAAAGGGAATGATGCAGCCTCAAGTCAAAAGGCAGACGGATCTTCTGTTTCCACAGAAAGAACAGATTGTCTGGTATCTGGTCGCTCTGGGAACTCTTTTAAACACCTGATCATTTCACCTTTGAACTCTCACCAGTCTGTGGTAGAAGGAGATGGTAGATTAACTCCATTTAAGAGTAGAGTTACCAAAACTCCTCTAACCTCCATCAGGAGTGAGCGGTTAGAGAGGGAGAATCCAAAGGCAatgtggaagagaaaagaaggcaCTAATAAAGAACCAGTTTTTTCCAGAAAGGCTGCAGGACCTGTGTCTGTCAGATGTACTGTTGGGAGGAGGGGAAACAGAGTAACTGCAGGCAAACAAACTTCCAGAactaaaaaacagcaaaaagagggaaTGAGAAGGAAACTTCGTCCTCGTGCCCAGAAatcttctgctttctccatCCATAGGTGCCAGACAAGGAAAACTACAGTGGGAAAGCAccttaagaaagaaaagcctgaTGCTAAAAAACTAAAGGTGAGGAGGAAACCAAAAAGGACCTTTCTGAACTCAACAGTTGTCACAGGGATTCCTGAAAAGAGGCGGAAAGTCACGTCGGAATCTTTTCCCAAGAAGCCAGAGCGAGCTTCTTCCAAAGTCAGGAACTGGGAAGTAAGTGGAGATCGGGATCACCCTAGCACTGTGAACCAACCCTCTAGAAGAACTTCTGCTGTATCGTTACTTCGAAACTGTCTTGTTCTACCAGGTGAGAGCTAGCTACCAaaagaactactttttttttttatagccaGCACCTGGAAGAAGattgaggaaaaggaaagggaacaaAAGGAGGTCATAGACAAAGCAGTTGAAGTGCTAGAGCTGCAGAAAGTGCAAAGCCAGTCTAATGTGAAACAAGTACAACTTTAAACTCAGCTCTTGTTCCTGGAATATGGGGACGTAATGTATTGCACTGTTCTAGTATGTAAAGCTGCAGAAGTTGTGCATTTGAGTTAAAAAGCACTTAGAATCCTATTTACTAGACTTCACCTGTACATCAGAAAAATGAGCTTGAATAGTATCATATTGTTTTTATGGTATTAATAGTGCGTAATAGTGCACTATGATAAGGTAAATTAGAAGCTGTATTAATTGTGCCTATTCTCATTTTTTCACATAATTCTAAAGTGCAAAAAATAACTCGGTTGTTATGGTAGAAATTAAATGAGGGTACATTAATCTGGGCTGAATTCTGTGtatgtattttgtgtttgtgtat from Gavia stellata isolate bGavSte3 chromosome 8, bGavSte3.hap2, whole genome shotgun sequence includes the following:
- the ZDBF2 gene encoding DBF4-type zinc finger-containing protein 2, which gives rise to MKKVGDSKMFDRIKPSDEASASAQGIERRGVEGSLRQDSNSSLHTRRQEHPQPGVSTVQNRQGYCNCCHVHYSNLEQHVFSSQHRHFTTYCRNRMGTSSLMERFLQDVLQHHPHRYHDNRPTYDDMPLTVTPEAARIACLSPEEMEKKRNSHRQEISSKDQESVGEIRSSAPCLSHEGTKKTSVTQAFIQKLERGQEHVIRISQQSMGICSNEKWDTLKDAQMANHSHEGQFTAVSPVRQCFSVSPLIHSSSVNPKTGKNVRNVAASNLIPHSGCDKTEMEVCSGDVLLNPCLNPAPALAHPKRPSVSHQHPTYSHSNSLCITSGQSLSKRDGLRTQDETLVSDFHLRDTVGISSSLDLGTSPQLARCKSVKANRGDKSSVDETIEDVILKYCHGTTSEEIYFKEENNPCLNFSSLLDHTHLEGSEMSFDCDAPIQAGTDLPKAAIRDIEFLKEVQVSLQDKDYGTQLSSVLKSESVEKIEAVKQDVVVHAEEPVLPALPHVPPSFVGKTWSQIMYEDDIKIEELVRDFREGRFRCYFDSESSANCTGKRMKKKKQKAEKKNNAVEGNRTESASVKALPEFNDALSGGSDFDNPSLASDTLCNPQILKMPRKRTWRLASRCQVVKVSHGTQTSLLNYPVAKRRMSRREPDPADQKASIVWPENEKTPNMKTRLCALKLPESYSKIMSPVQPKTVVYVLSCPEIKQCKGKPIDIPKMRKNRNSTDSKDSVRYKYKQCSFKYYDPLTNRILKTPPKSTGGEKAKKPSHVRQLFRSLSFDANMRKLADAQRESTPSKSLNWSDFYSSSSASFLPDPGKGNDAASSQKADGSSVSTERTDCLVSGRSGNSFKHLIISPLNSHQSVVEGDGRLTPFKSRVTKTPLTSIRSERLERENPKAMWKRKEGTNKEPVFSRKAAGPVSVRCTVGRRGNRVTAGKQTSRTKKQQKEGMRRKLRPRAQKSSAFSIHRCQTRKTTVGKHLKKEKPDAKKLKVRRKPKRTFLNSTVVTGIPEKRRKVTSESFPKKPERASSKVRNWEVSGDRDHPSTVNQPSRRTSAVSLLRNCLVLPGES